Proteins encoded together in one Lepus europaeus isolate LE1 chromosome 13, mLepTim1.pri, whole genome shotgun sequence window:
- the LOC133772918 gene encoding sulfotransferase 1C2, translating to MALATGPGKQTQLREVEGVPLQAATVDNWGQIQSFEAKPDDLLICTYPKSGTTWIQEIVDMIEQNGDVEKCQRALIQHRHPFIEWARPPQPSGVEKAQAMPSPRILRTHLPARLLPPSFWKNNCKFLYVARNVKDCMVSYYHFQRMNQVLPDPGTWEEYFETFINGKVAWGSWFEHVKGWWEVKGRYQILFLFYEDIKKDPKREIQKVAQFMGKHLDETVLDKIVQETSFEKMKDNPMINRSTVPKSIMDQSISPFMRKGTVGDWKNHFTVAQSHRLDELYRKKMEGVSIDFCLEL from the exons ATGGCGCTGGCCACAGGACCGGGGAAGCAGACGCAGCTGCGGGAGGTGGAGGGGGTGCCCCTGCAGGCTGCAACTGTGGACAACTGGGGCCAGATCCAGAGCTTTGAGGCCAAGCCGGACGATCTCCTCATCTGCACCTACCCGAAATCAG GGACGACGTGGATCCAGGAAATTGTGGACATGATCGAACAGAACGGGGATGTGGAGAAGTGCCAGCGGGCCCTCATTCAGCACCGCCACCCTTTCATCGAGTGGGCTCGGCCACCCCAGCCCTCTG GTGTGGAGAAAGCCCAAGCGATGCCCTCTCCACGGATCCTGAGGACTCACCTTCCCGCTCGGCTGCTGCCGCCGTCTTTCTGGAAAAACAACTGCAAG tTCCTTTATGTAGCTCGAAATGTGAAAGACTGCATGGTTTCCTACTACCATTTCCAAAGGATGAATCAAGTGCTCCCGGACCCCGGCACCTGGGAAGAGTATTTTGAAACCTTCATCAATGGCAAAG TGGCCTGGGGTTCCTGGTTTGAGCACGTGAAAGGTTGGTGGGAAGTGAAAGGCAGATACCAGATTCTCTTCCTCTTCTATGAAGACATCAAGAAG GACCCAAAGCGTGAAATTCAGAAGGTGGCGCAGTTCATGGGAAAGCACTTGGATGAGACCGTGCTGGATAAAATTGTCCAGGAGacctcctttgagaaaatgaaagacaACCCCATGATCAACCGCTCCACAGTGCCCAAGTCTATCATGGACCAGTCCATTTCCCCCTTCATGAGAAAAG GAACCGTGGGGGACTGGAAGAACCACTTCACCGTGGCCCAGAGCCACAGGTTGGATGAGCTGTACAGGAAGAAGATGGAAGGGGTCTCTATAGACTTCTGCCTGGAACTCTGA